CTATCCATTTAAACCATAGAACACACGTGAATTTTTAgatggaggaaaaagaaagagaagccTAATCAACCCCTTCCGAAGGGGTGGCTCTGTCATCTCTCAATGAATGGGTCGAATTGTAAGATGAGGACAGGGTTGGACTGGAAGGCAGGTGAGGCTCTTCTTCCTCTTTGGCTTTTTCCAACCGTGAGAATGAGCTAAGAATAAAAACActtctcttacaaatcaaatcttgttTTGTCGGCTTAATCCCCATTTCTTTCTAATTTACTCAATCTATGAAGGAATTCATTCACAGAATACTTTTTGAttgcacttaaaaaaaattaacaggaCTCAAAAATTCATGCTAAAGCAAAACTGAAACCAATCCATTCtgtaatgcctttttttttttttttttatataggtcatTCTGTAATGCAAATTATCATCAGTTCCTTCTCAgacatcattaatttttttagtttgaaatcATCCTAATCACCTTCATTCCTTCTTCAATTATCACAGAGGTCTCAGATGATGAAGATGACTCTATAGAGATTACTCCATCAGGGCCAATCTTTTCTATAGCTTCAGCAATTAAGTTCCCAACAAATTCATCATTTCCAGCAGAAATTGAGGCCACAGCTGCAAGATGGCAAAGACACTTTCAAGATTTTCTGGActaaacatgttttatttataaagcaCAAAGAAAAGCAATACCTTTAATATCATCTCTTCCTTTTACAGGCAcacttttcttcttcaagaCCTCAACCAATTCTTTTACAGTCTTTTCCATACCTTTCTTCAAAGAGATCGGGTTAGCCCCAAAAGCAACAGCCAACAACCCAGATTTGATCATTGCTCGAGCCAAAACAATTGCAGTAGTTGTACCATCACCAGCCAAATCATTCGTTTTACTTGCAACCTGCAAGCAGGATGGGAAGATTTACATATGTATGCCTACTTGGGTCTCAAAAAGCACCAGTACAAGATAAAAGGATAGAATTATCTAGCAACCATGAATGACCTCTTGGATTAGCGTTGCTCCTGCATTCTCAACAGCATCTGAAAGCTCTATGGATCGAGCAATAGTAACAccatcatttattatttttagcgTTCCAGACTCAGAAAGAACAACATTACGTCCTACACAATTTCACTTAAAACAAATCAATACCTCATATCAAAACCTTATTAGAATATAGAcgttcacttataaaaaatacctcatatcaaaacaaattatttgttaaataaGAAGTCGCATTATTCTCTAAGCATTTCACTGTGAGGTATCATTGAGTATATTACAACGTTTCTAGTGTCAGAAAAGGTATAAAGGCTAACAAATTAAGGGAACCTCACATGATTATGTTCTCGCTTTTACGTTCACGGAGACAAATCCTGAAGTCCTGAGGCTGGTATTGATTGGACAGATGTTCATACGTATAAACCAAAGATACGAGCACGTAGGTAAAGGTGAGAATTGTAACATTCACTAGTTCATTTGATTTTTGATCTTCTTGTAACTTACGTTTTTTATGGTTATTGAAGTTATtgtttttaaactctttttaaGCCATACAAACAAAGGCAGAACCTAAAAACTACTTTCAGCACTTCTCTTCTTTATTTGTAGATTTAATCATATCATAGATGAAATATGGGATGTTTTGCGCAACTTCTAATATCTCAACCTGCCAATATAGCAGGCAAAGCCACTGGTGGATAGTTCAAAAGGCGAAAAATACCTCTAGGTCCTAAGGTGAGAGAAACAGCATCAGCCAGCTTATCAATCCCAGCTTGCAAGGCCTCCCTGCATTCTCTACCAAAAGATACCCTCTTTGGGCCTGCTCTGACCACGCTGTTCCTCGCAGTCAGGGGATATCTCCATAACCCAGATACCCTTTGGCTCCTACAAAAGTTCTGCAGCAGAACCCATCAGTTCAAATCAACAAATGTAATAAATACATGTACTCCAACTAAAAAACACAGACAGAGACTTACGGAAAACAGAGGCTTCTGAGgtaagagagaaggagaaacgAACAtttgagaaggagaagaggaggaaacgAACATTTGAGAAGGGGAAGAAAACGGCTCTGGCTTTTGGACAGGGGCGACTCAATGCCTAGGCAAGCAAGATTGCCTGAGGCGTCCACACAACCAAAGgcctctttaaataaataaagtcggAGAAATGATTCAATTAGCTCCAAATTGATAAATTTCGTACAGTctgttataaattaaaaaaaaataaattttatttttttttaagagtaatattaaatacagtctCTATTTAGGGATTGCAATAcaagtttatgttattttaattttaaaattttttaaaattataaaattatccctcttaaaataatattttctttcatttaataatgtACTTATACATGCAATCTCTATTTgaagattgtaaataaatttttttttaattaaaaaattagtatttattagtaagattttttttttttttataaaaactttacacaaaattagtatttattactAAATGCCAAGGAATTTCAAAGGTTCATGGGAGGAGAACCGACTGAAACTCGTTGAGATAAATCTGCAACTAGCTTTAACTATATTGTTTGTGCGCGGTTTCAAGCTTAAAATTTAGGCtccgtttgaataatgagatgaaataaaatgaaatgaaatagttttaaatgaaagttgaataaaatattattataatattaatttttatattattattattattttgagatttaaaaattttgaattatttattatattttatgtaaaaatttaaaaaaattataataatgagatgagctaatatttttctttactgaAGTCATTTTTCaatctatcttttatttttcaaaaaaaatataatgttttccTCCTctttacttttgtaaaaaatgttgtTTGGAGAAAGACAGAGAGGAACACGCTCCTGTTATGAATCTAATGGTGAATGGAGAAGTAACCCTTTTTGGattcataacatgtaatagaaaATAATGAACTGATTGTAATTGAATTAGTATAACAGGATAACATGACATTTCGAGGACCCTAACCAAGTGTCgtgaatttcgtaccgtaccgatCGGTATgatcgaaatttttcgtaccaaTAATCTGGCCGGTACATGTACTATATCTGTTTCGTACCGGTCAAAATTTCgactagtgtttttttttttttttttcaaactacaaacttattttttaatcctcaattcaaactagactatttataatttatatatatgtatttatatataatttatttatatatagactattatttttagaatataatttttatatataatttatttatatatcgactatctcgaaatattatcccgaaacgctatcctgaaacggtaccgatatcaaaatatttcattccagtactTTACCCAATACGATATtcggtacgatattcaaaacattgtccTAACCTCCAGAAATACAAGAGAATTCTTAATAAGCCTTCAGATGATCACCCACAGACCCTCTTCCCGTACATATACTACTCGAAATAGAATAGAAACTAACAACCCGCCAACAACAAAAGAAGGCCATGGGTCAGTTTctataaacaacaaaatagGCCCACGGGCCACTAAGACAatttaggcctagtttgtttttgaagatgagatgagataagataagattaaagttaaaaagttgaataaaatattattagaatatattttttaatattatttttgttttgaaatttaaaaaaattgaattgtttattttattttgtattagaagttgagaaagttgtaatgatgagatgagatgagatgttttttcaaaacaaacgagaccttagtaACTCAAAAGAGAATAGAGCTTGAGGCCCCTCAAGGCTCAAGCCCAATCCAAGTTGATTGGGTTCATAACAATAAAtttctccacacaaaataatgTGCATTTAAGCATGTTAATCAATCGCCTTGAATTATATTCAGTAGCGCAGGCAGCCAGTGAGAAATTGTTCACAGTAAGAGCCTGATCGTAGATCAAATGCAAAGCTAAATTGATTATTCTCTTAATCAAGATAGAAAGTAGCCACTAAATTTATAGCTCTCAGGACACAAAAGAAGAGCAGTAAAAGCACACACGTTTggaaaaaaacataaagaaagaaaatgtgcaCTTTGCACCATTCGGATTCATTGATTTATCGCAATCATCCGTGAAACAATGCCGCCATGAGAAGTTAAGTACTTCAAGAGTTCTTCTCATGACCAGAGTTAGTCAGTGctttgcatcttcttcttcacagAACTTGGAGTACTGATCTGCATCCATCAAGTTCTTCAATTCACCGCTGTCACTTACCTCGACCTTAATTATCCATCCTTTGTCATATGGGCTTGAGTTAACCTACTTAGAGATAACCATAAAGGAAATATAAAAATGGGGAGGGACATAACATATTCTGAATGGCACGAGTATAATCAAAACTACACCAAGGTAGAAAACTAGAAAAGCTAATGAATGTCCAACGTGATGAACACCATCTAcctaaataagaaaagaaaagtgaaaaacgTTCAAGTGCACTTCTTTGGAGTTTCATGTACAGTAAATAAACAGAAACTGGGGTACCACTGCTACAGCCTAAACAATTGCAAAAACCAAATTCATAATATGTTTAGCCGGCACCATACTGAAACTCTGGTATGGCTCCCTAGATGATTTACAACATTGAGATAATGAGTTTCAGTCAaatatgaaaaggaaaatgtccatcttttctttccatttccaaTCTATGAATTCAATTGAATTGATCAAGgccaaaagagaaaagaaaaaagtcacAAAAAGAACTGAAACTCAAATTAGAACTAGAGACTCACAAGACCAGGGGAGTCATTGAGCTCCTCGTTAACTTCAAGAACTTTCCCTGAAACAGGAGAATTAATATCGCTAGTAGCCTTGACACTTTCAACTGCACCAAAGCCGCTTCCCTGTTCTACAGGAGCACCCACTTCCGGTAATTCAACATACACGACATCACCTAAATGATCTTGAGCATGATCAGTGATACCAACAGTAGCAGAATTTCCCTCAACTTTCACCCACTCATGAGAGTCCGCATACTTAAGATCCTTCAGAACTGCACGTAAAGTGGGTAAGAAAAGTATAGGCACAATAGGCAGGTCAGCTTCTAGTGATCCAAGAAAGAAAGAGGCATCTCCAGATTTCCCAGAATTAAATGTAACAGAAGtgataaaacaaaaagagataTTACAGCAGACAGCAAAATCAATGAACTAGATCATCGCACGTGAGCAAAACATCTTTAATCTTTAAGTCTGACATATATTAGacatttcattttgttttgtaggTAAAGGAAATTTtactaaaagaaatgaaaataggCGTAGCCCAAgttatacaagagaaaacactttGACGAGAACTAGAGACAGATACAGGAAAATCATGAAAGCCGGGTCCATTGAAATCAATAGCAATTGTCCTGTATATGTCTAAATTCGGAGTATTTAAAGTTCCGATCATTCCTtttcctccaaatgcaccacagtAGACATATAGggggaaattttattttaaaatattttttagatgactTCATATGAGAAGTTAAAACTCCAACAAAAGCATTGAAAGAGATGAGCACATCAACAAAACAAGAACCTCTCTTAATATGCTTGCTGAAGCATCCAAACACTTTTTACAGCCATAAAATGCCTTCTTTGAAGATGAAGCTATTCTATCTCCCTGAACAAACAAGTTCTGCTTTTTCACCGCTTCTGATGATATGAAAAAACCCTTCAAATTATTTGTTTATAAGTACGTCCTTCAAATTAATGAATGagcaccaaaaacaaaacagtCTATTGTCTTTACATTACTTTCTCCAAAGTCTTATAAATTAAAGGTCTTCAGGTCATGCATTTTTATAGTGCGTTCTATTGTCCAATGACAACCAAGTAAAACTTTCTGAACGTGGGATACTGATGAACCATTTTACTTCTATACACTTTCTCCCAACGTAGTTGCAACTATCCAATTTGGAACCCATAGCATTCTGGGTAATTATGCTATACAACAGCAAGCAACTTGAAATTCTCAACCAGATTTTGTATGAACAAAATATGACGTGCTTATTTCAAATTTCCTACCTATAATGATAGTACGCCTAAAGGTTATCTGATGTGCAGAAGCACTTGTGTATGTATATGCGTTTGTGACATCATGCAACAATGTCAATATGAATGAAATGCATTGGATTGCCATGAATAGAGAGTCCATATAACACACTATTGAAGTCTTCCCTAGCTAGTGTTTACTTGAGACACTGGCCTTTTCTTCCGATTCACACtctgaaaatattgttttttcaaAGTCTTTTATTTCCCTTTTGATTCTGATGGTAGATTAAAGAGGCAAAGCACACCCAGGTCCACAGGAGTACGCAGGAGAGGAGATCTAACGACAGTCCACTCTTTCCACCATCGTCGCCTAGATCATCGTCCGTTCTGACACCAACATCAAAtgtttcattttgaaaaataaaatgttacagACAATGGCTTAAGTATCATTcttcattaaaaagaaaatgttgtaGAAATAATCTGCCTAAGATTAATCGAAAAAAATTTCGCAGCACAATCGAGAGACTGACGGCGCTATAAGAAGTACTACAACGACTAAAACTCGCAGAGACAAATCGCTGGATTTAgaggagaaaaaatataaatatacgaATGCTAGATTCAAAAAGTCATTGATCTCTGCAGTAATAACATCCAAAACTAGGCAAATACGACACCAatgacaaaaacaaacaaacgccattacaaaaacaaagcaTGTTCTGCTGGAGGAGTCATAGATCAAGCATTTTAACAAATGAGAGATCCACATACACATCAAAGCCTACGACACGTGTACAAATATTCATCTTCTTACCGATCAATGTATACACGTGAAAAGCAAATAAACAACAACCCATCAACACGAAAAGCACAATACTAAAGAAAAGTGTGATATACCAGAAGAAAAGCCTCTGTGGAACACTGAGATCCTGAGGTATGAGGCAGCTCTTGAAGCCCACAGCAACCTGGAAGCCATAGCgtgaaaccaaaaacaaaaccctGTTTTCTTTGCCCAACACACTACGATATTGTTTCTCTTATAAGATCGGTGGGGATTGGAGAGTTGGTAGGAGGTGTTCCAAAGGGTCGGGATCTCGACCTCTTTGAATtagtatatttttgtaatattttttgtttttggtatcTTAACTGAGAATAAAGAGTTCTattgattttacatatttttttatatattttattaatatgatttattaaaataattattttatattaaaaaataacacgattaattacattaataaaatataaaaaaatacgtaaaaataacagtaacattttttataaataaaacacgACAGCCCAAAATTTAGGAATTTATATTATAGAAATGGTATATACAAGGTGGTGGGTCGATGTGTCAACAAACTTAGGCAGAAGTTGGTGGGTGGGAGTGGTGGCCTATGATGTTGATGCCACGTGGTATATGacaattttatagaattttcacTGTATCGAATACCGAGGTTGTCTTCATACAAGTGAGGGTTATATAAATTAGTGgcaatttatcaataaattcaaagtttgggtttttatttaaaattgaattataaatgtttatgggtatttcctttttataatatcaaaatCATTGCATTGCAGTGTTGTAAGCCACTTAAGTTGCATCTCTAGACACTAACGACCCCTTCACATAAACGTCAAGTAGTGTTTTAATCCAATGTAAACGCACAAATCAATTAGAATTTTCGCGTAAATTAATTTTTCCTAAATATTTTAGCCAAGTTAGCCTATTTTGggttatatcaaaatcatcaaattacACATTAGAAAAACTTTTGGTACCCAAATAAATATCAATTGCTACTTATATGGGGTTTCATCACTTTTAGTTAATCAAGACTTGCTAATGGTTCAAATTAGAGTAGCATTAAGACTATAGGGTAGATATTAATTCGACCAAAACTTCGgtgcatattttaaaaaaaaccgcTATATACACAAAGaagttatacaaaattaaactcacaaactgatgtagttTATTGTGatccgttaaatctactttacaataaaaataacttttcaatttaacgtatcatatctaGTCACATCAGTtcataagtttatttttgtatgataTTTTCATGTCTAAAGTATAAATGAAGTCAAATTCTAGGAGGTTTCTTAATGTGATAACTCTTTAAAGTAAACTTTGGTAGTATCTGTTAATTGCTAACTAAAATTTTAATGCGACTTGTGAAAGTTTTTTAAGCAAAATGATTCAAGGACCCCAGATGTTCAATGATTCCATTGGTTTTCATCAGCTTAAgtcaacttttatattttacacataaaataatgaaaatcttGGTCTAGCTGAACTCAGTCACGATGGAGcacaaatatttacaaattagaaACCCAGGTGaaatatagttatttatattggATGCATGAAATAGTCAAATTACAGTGTTGACATGAAGGCAAGTTCCAATTTCAAGTGTTTTTATGCCATGTACTTGTgggctaaaaaaaatattgttttaagagaaataaatatagaagaaatgCAAAGGAATTAAACCTAATTTTAGAAAAGTCTTGCTTTTCTTCTTATATTGAATGAAATATTGGAGACCAATTGAGCTAGACCCCTTTAGATAGTTTTCATAATTGAAGAGATTAAACAGTCAAAAGCCATTCTTGATGAGAAGTTTTGGGTGACAAGGTATTTGCCAATCTGAGGCCAGCAGTATACTGAGAGGGGACAAAAAGTCCAACGGCTCACCAGCTTTGCTGCTTCAATTCAAACAGGTTGGAAATTTAATCCTATCAATTCGCAACAAGATTCAATCTAACATCAAGTTGATCACCCCTGTTAAATGGAACACaggtttgattcataaaatccATTCATAGCCGG
This genomic interval from Juglans regia cultivar Chandler chromosome 3, Walnut 2.0, whole genome shotgun sequence contains the following:
- the LOC109003585 gene encoding glycine cleavage system H protein 2, mitochondrial-like: MASRLLWASRAASYLRISVFHRGFSSVLKDLKYADSHEWVKVEGNSATVGITDHAQDHLGDVVYVELPEVGAPVEQGSGFGAVESVKATSDINSPVSGKVLEVNEELNDSPGLVNSSPYDKGWIIKVEVSDSGELKNLMDADQYSKFCEEEDAKH